In the genome of Trueperaceae bacterium, the window GCGCGCTCGGGCTCGAGATCGCGGGCGAGCTGATCGCGGAACCAACGCGTGAGGCTGCCGCTCGTGGCGGTGCCGGCGGCCAGCGCGTACTGGCCGGGGAAGAGGCCGGCCGTTAGCCACACGCGCTCGTCCCTCACCGGCGCGTCGAGCAGGAGGATGAAGAACGTGGTGGAGCCGTACATGATCATGAGCTGGCCCGGCTCCGTCACGCCCACGCTTAGCGCCTCGGAGAGGGCGTCCACGGCGCCAACCGCCACGGGGGTGCCTGCCCTCAGTCCGGTCTCGGCCGCCGCGCGGGTGCTGACGTGGCCGGCCAGCTCGTCACTCCACCCCAGGCGGGGGAGCATGGCGAGCGGCGCGATCAGGTCCTCGTAACGGTCCGACCAGGAGAGGGTGTCTATGTCGATGAGCGGCATGTAGTGGCTGGCCGTGTGCCGGTCGATCACGTGCTCGCCCGTCAAGCGGTACACGAGGTAACTGCTGGCCGTGGTGAGGCGCTCGGTGCGGCGCCACACGTCGGGCTCGTTCTTCCGCAGCCACACGATCTTGGGGCCCATGGCCTGGCTGGTGAACGCCATGCCGGAGTGCGCGAGCAGCGCCTCCTCGCCTATCGCTTCGGTGAGCCGCTCCATCTCGGCGCTGGCGCGCGTGTCGACCCCGTAGAGGATGCCGGGCCTGAGCGGCCTACCCTGCGCGTCGAGCGGCAGGAGGCACGGCCCGATGGCGCTTACCGCCACGCCGGCCACGTCGGCGCCCGAGTACTTGCCACTCAGGAGGGCGCGGACCGTGCCGGAGAGCCCGCCCCACCAGACCGACTCGGCGTCGTGCTCGGCCCAGCCGGGCCGGGGCACCGACAGCTCGTGCTCTATCACGTGCTGCGCGAGCACCTCGCCCGCCGGCGTGACGAGCACGCCCTTGGCCGAATAGGTGCCGATGTCTACGCCCAGCAGCAGCTCGGCCACGTCAGGCGAGCCCCGTGGTGCCGCAGAGGTGGACGTTCACGCCCAGCTCGTCGAAGGCTGCGGCCTTGGCGGCCAGGGCACGCGTGGCGCCGGCCGCGTCGGGCGCGTAGGCCACCTGGATGTGGTTCGCCTTGTGCCGCCCCATGAACTGGTCGCGGCTGACGCCCAGGGTGCGGAGGTGCATGAGTGGCCAGGTGGGGTCGGTCGCCCGCCAGCGGCGCTCGGTCTCCTCGGCCGGCAGCTCGACGGCCTCGCCGAGGCCCATGTCGACGTGCAGCGCGCCGCCCGCGCTGTAGACGCGGCTCCACACCACGTGACCGGGTCGGCTGACGCCCT includes:
- a CDS encoding sugar kinase, which encodes MAELLLGVDIGTYSAKGVLVTPAGEVLAQHVIEHELSVPRPGWAEHDAESVWWGGLSGTVRALLSGKYSGADVAGVAVSAIGPCLLPLDAQGRPLRPGILYGVDTRASAEMERLTEAIGEEALLAHSGMAFTSQAMGPKIVWLRKNEPDVWRRTERLTTASSYLVYRLTGEHVIDRHTASHYMPLIDIDTLSWSDRYEDLIAPLAMLPRLGWSDELAGHVSTRAAAETGLRAGTPVAVGAVDALSEALSVGVTEPGQLMIMYGSTTFFILLLDAPVRDERVWLTAGLFPGQYALAAGTATSGSLTRWFRDQLARDLEPERA